From Pagrus major chromosome 18, Pma_NU_1.0, a single genomic window includes:
- the ndufa1 gene encoding NADH dehydrogenase [ubiquinone] 1 alpha subcomplex subunit 1, translating into MWYEILPGFAIMTVCLIIPGVATAQIHKFTNGGKEKRLARVPWQWYLMERDKRVSGTGNYYQSKGLENIH; encoded by the exons ATGTGGTATGAAATCCTGCCCGGCTTCGCCATCATGACGGTGTGTTTGATCATTCCTGGCGTCGCCACCGCGCAGATCCACAAGTTCACCAACGGAGGAAAG GAAAAGAGACTCGCTCGGGTGCCGTGGCAGTGGTatctgatggagagagacaagCGAGTGTCAGGAACAGGAAACTACTATCAGTCCAAG
- the upf3b gene encoding regulator of nonsense transcripts 3B — translation MKEDKENTRPKERKVEIKCEDAERMERPKEKKEAMTKIVIRRLPPSLTKEELEEQLQPLPEVDYLEFFSNDTSLYPHLFARAYINFRNQEDIVLFRDRFDGYVFIDSRGQEYPAVVEFAPFQKTAKKRSKKKDAKCGTIVEDPEYKKFLEYYNGDEEKLTSTPETLLEELEAKSKELVAKKTTPLLDFLKNKQRIREEKKEERRRRELERKRLRDEERRKWREEERRKRKEAEKMKRLEKPLEKDKDQVKEEPKIKLLKKPDRGEDADSEKPKDKAKKPEKPVKEDRSMGSSDHKRRQNIENKEDRGRKTDDQGRKEFRERDPDRDREREKERRQREKERLRRQDEERRRRRERQDGENSYRKREVEGKKEKERAMEQKKGDNVGDSSRSERPEKPAKDHKKDDSGKRERLRNKDRPAIQLYQPGARSRNRGGGGGECNSADGKPDTEQEKVADKGDD, via the exons ATGAAGGAAGACAAGGAAAACACTCGACCGAAGGAGAGAaaagtggaaataaaatgtgaagatgCAGAAAGGATGGAGAGGCCCAAAGAAAAGAAGGAGGCCATGACAAAG ATTGTGATCAGACGATTACCACCAAGTCTGACcaaggaggagctggaggagcagctgcagcctcTCCCAGAGGTGGACTACCTGGAGTTTTTCTCCAACGACACCAG CCTTTATCCTCACCTCTTCGCAAGGGCTTACATAAACTTCAGAAACCAGGAGGATATAGTCCTCTTCAGGGATCGATTTGATGGATATGTGTTCATCGACAGCAGAG GACAGGAGTATCCTGCTGTGGTGGAGTTTGCACCTTTTCAAAAGACTGCCAAGAAAAGAAGCAAGAAAAAGGATGCAAAGTGTGGAACGATTGTGGAAG ATCCTGAATACAAGAAGTTCCTTGAATATTACAACGGGGATGAAGAGAAGTTGACATCAACACCTGAGACCCTGTTGGAAGAGCTTGAGGCAAAATCAAAGGAGCTTGTAG CTAAGAAAACAACTCCTCTACTGGACTTCCTGAAGAATAAACAG AGAAtcagggaggagaaaaaagaagagagaagaaggagggagcTTGAGCGCAAGCGTCTGCGTGATGAGGAGCGTCGTaagtggagggaggaggagaggaggaagcgTAAAGAGGCCGAGAAGATGAAGAGGCTTGAGAAGCCGCTGGAGAAAGACAAGGACCAAGTTAAAGAAGAACCAAAAATTAAG CTCCTGAAGAAACCAGACAGAGGGGAGGATGCTGATTCTGAGAAGCCCAAAGACAAGGCCAAGAAACCAGAGAAACCAGTTAAAGAGGACAGATCCATGGGCAGTTCTGATCATAAGAGGCGTCAAAACATTGAAAACAAGGAAGATCGAGGAAGGAA AACGGACGATCAAGGTCGGAAGGAGTTCAGGGAGCGTGACCCTGATCGTGACCGAGAGCGGGAGAAGGAGCGgcggcagagagagaaggagcgcCTGAGGAGACAGGACGAAGAACGGCGGAGAAGGCGAGAAAGGCAGGATGGAGAGAACTCGTACAGGAAGCGAGAGGTGGagggtaaaaaagaaaaggagcgTGCCATGGAGCAGAAAAAGGGTGATAACGTTGGAGATTCCTCTCGCTCGGAGAGGCCGGAGAAGCCTGCCAAAGACCACAAGAAGGATGATAGTGGTAAAAGAGAGCGCCTGAGAAACAAG GACCGGCCTGCTATTCAGCTGTACCAGCCAGGAGCCAGAAGCCGCAAtcgaggcggaggaggaggcgagTGCAACTCTGCCGACGGGAAGCCAGATACTGAGCAGGAGAAAGTGGCAGACAAAGGAGACGATTGA
- the rpl39 gene encoding large ribosomal subunit protein eL39 isoform X2, translating into MSSHKTFRIKRFLAKKQKQNRPIPQWIRMKTGNKIRYNSKRRHWRRTKLGL; encoded by the exons ATG tCGTCCCACAAGACTTTCAGGATCAAGCGCTTCCTCGccaagaagcagaagcagaacagGCCCATTCCTCAGTGGATCAGGATGAAAACTGGCAACAAGATCAG GTACAACTCCaagaggagacactggaggaggACCAAGCTCGGCCTGTAA
- the rpl39 gene encoding large ribosomal subunit protein eL39 isoform X1, with amino-acid sequence MLAVVPQDFQDQALPRQEAEAEQAHSSVDQDENWQQDQVQLQEETLEEDQARPVNARICGSQRPSIPTSARTSSCWA; translated from the exons ATGCTAGCCG tCGTCCCACAAGACTTTCAGGATCAAGCGCTTCCTCGccaagaagcagaagcagaacagGCCCATTCCTCAGTGGATCAGGATGAAAACTGGCAACAAGATCAG GTACAACTCCaagaggagacactggaggaggACCAAGCTCGGCCTGTAAACGCGAGGATCTGCGGATCCCAGCGTCCCTCCATCCCAACATCTGCCAGGACGTCCAGCTGCTGGGCCTGA
- the sowahd gene encoding ankyrin repeat domain-containing protein SOWAHD has translation MYESRSDDAGSEPAVSDTDAHGSRTSRQATVVERLSRYGMQVMPTAFQRRSRLQRQLEVSDSSGLQREAPERGSFTPAMRKKYLKELLLSDPSHSSFSSVLSAHTHSVSSEQDAGWALYPMEHAWMLSAVEGSYETLLEFISADPNLLTRKDFISGYSVLHWLAKRGQDETLLKVLRYAESAGIPVNVNVRGSGGLTPLHVASMHRQYMVIKLLVGAFGANVDAMDYNGRRPWQYLEGDAPLEMKELLGTWDDEHSRGCAQNVNRNANNNSAVAVSAPDEVDGAETGEASAFDRTKRAGSWRFRSLRKLLRLGHKS, from the coding sequence ATGTATGAGAGCAGATCGGATGATGCTGGATCCGAACCAGCTGTCAGCGATACCGACGCCCACGGCAGCAGGACGTCCAGACAGGCCACCGTTGTGGAGCGACTCTCCAGATATGGCATGCAGGTCATGCCCACTGCTTTCCAGCGTAGGTCGCGGCTGCAGAGGCAGCTGGAGGTCAGTGACAGCTCCGGGCTCCAGAGAGAGGCTCCGGAGAGGGGCTCCTTCACACCTGCTATGCGTAAAAAATACCTGAAAGAGCTGCTGTTGAGCGACCCGTCgcacagcagcttcagcagcgTGCTGTCCGCGCACACGCACAGCGTGTCCTCGGAGCAGGACGCGGGCTGGGCGCTGTACCCCATGGAGCACGCCTGGATGCTGTCAGCAGTGGAGGGGAGCTATGAAACCCTGCTGGAGTTCATCTCCGCGGACCCGAACCTGCTGACCAGGAAGGATTTCATCAGCGGGTACTCGGTGCTGCACTGGCTGGCCAAGAGGGGACAGGACGAGACTCTGCTCAAAGTTCTGCGCTACGCGGAAAGTGCGGGGATCCCCGTGAATGTGAACGTGCGGGGCAGCGGCGGGCTCACCCCGCTGCACGTCGCCAGCATGCACCGGCAGTACATGGTCATCAAGCTGCTGGTCGGAGCTTTCGGCGCCAACGTCGATGCCATGGACTATAACGGGAGGCGACCGTGGCAGTATCTGGAGGGAGACGCCCCGCTGGAGATGAAGGAGCTGCTGGGGACGTGGGACGACGAGCACAGCCGCGGGTGTGCGCAAAATGTCAACAGAAACGCAAACAACAACAGCGCGGTGGCCGTGAGCGCACCCGACGAGGTGgatggagcagagacaggtgaaGCGAGCGCCTTTGACCGGACTAAGAGGGCCGGCAGCTGGAGGTTCAGGTCTTTAAGGAAGCTGCTGCGTCTCGGACACAAAAGCTGA
- the pttg1 gene encoding securin isoform X2 gives MANIIFAERENARLHPPTLKMRQRLQSAPEKLLKSPMTAKTFNTPLPSGRKAFGTVNKKVATPDVGAQEKKLLKPQETKVKLAPQTKVEEYPEIEKFIPYDPLEFQKYSVPEDLIPLSGFALPGLASFQQVPHLFEDDLETLDPLPNLSPVKMPKHYCSELDAFLQTIDELTIELPPESVTD, from the exons ATGGCCAACATAATCTTTGCAGAGCGAGAAAATGCTCGCCTTCATCCACCTACTCTGAAGATGCGACAGCGGCTTCAGTCTGCTCCAG AGAAACTTCTGAAATCTCCTATGACTGCCAAAACTTTTAACACTCCTCTGCCATCTGGTCGTAAGGCTTTTGGTACCGTTAACAAAAAAGTCGCGACCCCAGACGTCGGTGCACAAGAGAAGAAACTCCTAAAGCCACAG GAAACCAAAGTCAAGCTTGCTCCTCAGACCAAAGTGGAGGAATATCCAGAAATTGAGAAGTTCATCCCTTATGACCCACTAG AATTTCAGAAATACAGCGTTCCTGAAGATTTGATTCCTCTCAGTGGCTTTGCTCTGCCTGGACTGGCCTCTTTCCAACAAGTTCCACATCTGTTTGAAGATGACCTGGAAACGTTGGACCCACTCCCAAATCTGTCGCCTGTAAAGATGCCAAAAC ATTATTGCTCAGAGCTGGACGCCTTTCTTCAAACCATTGATGAACTGACTATTGAACTTCCTCCAGAGTCTGTtactgactga
- the pttg1 gene encoding securin isoform X1, translating to MANIIFAERENARLHPPTLKMRQRLQSAPEKLLKSPMTAKTFNTPLPSGRKAFGTVNKKVATPDVGAQEKKLLKPQETKVKLAPQTKVEEYPEIEKFIPYDPLEFQKYSVPEDLIPLSGFALPGLASFQQVPHLFEDDLETLDPLPNLSPVKMPKRTDYCSELDAFLQTIDELTIELPPESVTD from the exons ATGGCCAACATAATCTTTGCAGAGCGAGAAAATGCTCGCCTTCATCCACCTACTCTGAAGATGCGACAGCGGCTTCAGTCTGCTCCAG AGAAACTTCTGAAATCTCCTATGACTGCCAAAACTTTTAACACTCCTCTGCCATCTGGTCGTAAGGCTTTTGGTACCGTTAACAAAAAAGTCGCGACCCCAGACGTCGGTGCACAAGAGAAGAAACTCCTAAAGCCACAG GAAACCAAAGTCAAGCTTGCTCCTCAGACCAAAGTGGAGGAATATCCAGAAATTGAGAAGTTCATCCCTTATGACCCACTAG AATTTCAGAAATACAGCGTTCCTGAAGATTTGATTCCTCTCAGTGGCTTTGCTCTGCCTGGACTGGCCTCTTTCCAACAAGTTCCACATCTGTTTGAAGATGACCTGGAAACGTTGGACCCACTCCCAAATCTGTCGCCTGTAAAGATGCCAAAACGTACGG ATTATTGCTCAGAGCTGGACGCCTTTCTTCAAACCATTGATGAACTGACTATTGAACTTCCTCCAGAGTCTGTtactgactga
- the septin6 gene encoding septin-6 isoform X3 — translation MASTEIARQAGEGARAVPLAGHVGFDSMPDQLVNKSVNHGFCFNILCVGETGLGKSTLMDTLFNTKFEGEPTQHNQPGVTLKSNTYELQESNVRLKLTVVNTVGFGDQINKEDSYKSIVEFIDAQFEAYLQEELKIKRTLHSYHDTRIHACLYFIAPTGHSLKSLDLVTMKKLDSKVNIIPIIAKSDAISKSELAKFKIKITSELVSNGVQIYQFPTDDESVAEINSAMNSHLPFAVVGSTEEVKIGNKMVKARQYPWGTVQVENENHCDFVKLREMLIRVNMEDLREQTHTRHYELYRRCKLEEMGFKDTDPDSKPFSLQETYEAKRNEFMGELQKKEEEMRQMFVQRVKEKEAELKEAEKELHEKFDRLKKLHQDEKKKLEEKKKSLDDELNMFKQKKTAAELLQNQAQQAGGSTTLKRDKERKN, via the exons ATGGCGTCAACCGAGATAGCGAGGCAAGCG GGTGAAGGTGCTCGTGCTGTCCCTCTGGCAGGCCATGTCGGTTTTGACAGCATGCCTGACCAGCTGGTCAACAAGTCTGTCAACCACGGTTTCTGCTTCAACATCCTCTGTGTTG GTGAGACGGGCCTGGGGAAGTCCACCCTGATGGACACGTTGTTCAACACCAAGTTTGAGGGCGAGCCCACCCAGCACAACCAGCCGGGAGTCACGCTCAAGTCCAACACCTATGAGCTCCAGGAGAGTAACGTGCGCCTCAAACTTACTGTCGTCAACACCGTGGGCTTCGGGGACCAAATCAACAAGGAGGACAG CTACAAGTCTATTGTGGAGTTCATTGACGCCCAGTTTGAAGCATATCTACAGGAGGAGCTGAAAATCAAGCGCACGCTACACAGCTACCACGACACCCGCATCCACGCATGCCTGTACTTCATCGCTCCCACAGGACACTCGCTTAAATCCCTGGATTTGGTGACCATGAAGAAACTGGATAGCAAG GTCAATATTATCCCAATCATTGCCAAGTCGGACGCCATCTCCAAGAGCGAGCTGGCCAAGTTCAAAATCAAGATCACCAGTGAGCTGGTCAGCAACGGTGTTCAGATATACCAGTTCCCCACTGATGACGAGTCTGTGGCAGAGATCAACTCCGCCATGAAT AGCCATTTGCCATTTGCCGTGGTTGGCAGCACAGAGGAAGTGAAGATTGGGAACAAGATGGTGAAGGCCCGACAGTACCCCTGGGGGACGGTGCAGG TGGAAAATGAGAATCACTGTGACTTCGTCAAGCTGCGAGAAATGCTGATCAGAGTGAACATGGAGGACCTGCGAGAGCAGACTCACACGCGTCATTATGAGCTCTACCGCCGCTGCAAACTGGAGGAGATGGGGTTCAAGGACACAGACCCTGACAGCAAGCCCTTCAG TCTTCAGGAGACGTATGAAGCTAAGAGGAACGAGTTCATGGGAGAGCTccagaagaaagaagaggaaatgagGCAAATGTTCGTCCAGAGAGTCAAAGAGAAGGAAGCTGAGCTcaaagaagcagagaaagag CTACACGAGAAGTTTGACCGTTTGAAGAAGCTCCACCAGGACGAGAAGAAGAaactggaggagaagaagaagtcccTCGACGACGAGCTCAACATgttcaaacagaaaaagactGCTGCAGAGCTCTTGCAGAACCAAGCCCAGCAGGCAGGGGGCTCCACCACACTCAAGAGggacaaagagaggaaaaa TTAA
- the septin6 gene encoding septin-6 isoform X5 → MASTEIARQAGEGARAVPLAGHVGFDSMPDQLVNKSVNHGFCFNILCVGETGLGKSTLMDTLFNTKFEGEPTQHNQPGVTLKSNTYELQESNVRLKLTVVNTVGFGDQINKEDSYKSIVEFIDAQFEAYLQEELKIKRTLHSYHDTRIHACLYFIAPTGHSLKSLDLVTMKKLDSKVNIIPIIAKSDAISKSELAKFKIKITSELVSNGVQIYQFPTDDESVAEINSAMNSHLPFAVVGSTEEVKIGNKMVKARQYPWGTVQVENENHCDFVKLREMLIRVNMEDLREQTHTRHYELYRRCKLEEMGFKDTDPDSKPFSLQETYEAKRNEFMGELQKKEEEMRQMFVQRVKEKEAELKEAEKELHEKFDRLKKLHQDEKKKLEEKKKSLDDELNMFKQKKTAAELLQNQAQQAGGSTTLKRDKERKNNPWLCTE, encoded by the exons ATGGCGTCAACCGAGATAGCGAGGCAAGCG GGTGAAGGTGCTCGTGCTGTCCCTCTGGCAGGCCATGTCGGTTTTGACAGCATGCCTGACCAGCTGGTCAACAAGTCTGTCAACCACGGTTTCTGCTTCAACATCCTCTGTGTTG GTGAGACGGGCCTGGGGAAGTCCACCCTGATGGACACGTTGTTCAACACCAAGTTTGAGGGCGAGCCCACCCAGCACAACCAGCCGGGAGTCACGCTCAAGTCCAACACCTATGAGCTCCAGGAGAGTAACGTGCGCCTCAAACTTACTGTCGTCAACACCGTGGGCTTCGGGGACCAAATCAACAAGGAGGACAG CTACAAGTCTATTGTGGAGTTCATTGACGCCCAGTTTGAAGCATATCTACAGGAGGAGCTGAAAATCAAGCGCACGCTACACAGCTACCACGACACCCGCATCCACGCATGCCTGTACTTCATCGCTCCCACAGGACACTCGCTTAAATCCCTGGATTTGGTGACCATGAAGAAACTGGATAGCAAG GTCAATATTATCCCAATCATTGCCAAGTCGGACGCCATCTCCAAGAGCGAGCTGGCCAAGTTCAAAATCAAGATCACCAGTGAGCTGGTCAGCAACGGTGTTCAGATATACCAGTTCCCCACTGATGACGAGTCTGTGGCAGAGATCAACTCCGCCATGAAT AGCCATTTGCCATTTGCCGTGGTTGGCAGCACAGAGGAAGTGAAGATTGGGAACAAGATGGTGAAGGCCCGACAGTACCCCTGGGGGACGGTGCAGG TGGAAAATGAGAATCACTGTGACTTCGTCAAGCTGCGAGAAATGCTGATCAGAGTGAACATGGAGGACCTGCGAGAGCAGACTCACACGCGTCATTATGAGCTCTACCGCCGCTGCAAACTGGAGGAGATGGGGTTCAAGGACACAGACCCTGACAGCAAGCCCTTCAG TCTTCAGGAGACGTATGAAGCTAAGAGGAACGAGTTCATGGGAGAGCTccagaagaaagaagaggaaatgagGCAAATGTTCGTCCAGAGAGTCAAAGAGAAGGAAGCTGAGCTcaaagaagcagagaaagag CTACACGAGAAGTTTGACCGTTTGAAGAAGCTCCACCAGGACGAGAAGAAGAaactggaggagaagaagaagtcccTCGACGACGAGCTCAACATgttcaaacagaaaaagactGCTGCAGAGCTCTTGCAGAACCAAGCCCAGCAGGCAGGGGGCTCCACCACACTCAAGAGggacaaagagaggaaaaa
- the septin6 gene encoding septin-6 isoform X2 produces MASTEIARQAGEGARAVPLAGHVGFDSMPDQLVNKSVNHGFCFNILCVGETGLGKSTLMDTLFNTKFEGEPTQHNQPGVTLKSNTYELQESNVRLKLTVVNTVGFGDQINKEDSYKSIVEFIDAQFEAYLQEELKIKRTLHSYHDTRIHACLYFIAPTGHSLKSLDLVTMKKLDSKVNIIPIIAKSDAISKSELAKFKIKITSELVSNGVQIYQFPTDDESVAEINSAMNSHLPFAVVGSTEEVKIGNKMVKARQYPWGTVQVENENHCDFVKLREMLIRVNMEDLREQTHTRHYELYRRCKLEEMGFKDTDPDSKPFSLQETYEAKRNEFMGELQKKEEEMRQMFVQRVKEKEAELKEAEKELHEKFDRLKKLHQDEKKKLEEKKKSLDDELNMFKQKKTAAELLQNQAQQAGGSTTLKRDKERKNFF; encoded by the exons ATGGCGTCAACCGAGATAGCGAGGCAAGCG GGTGAAGGTGCTCGTGCTGTCCCTCTGGCAGGCCATGTCGGTTTTGACAGCATGCCTGACCAGCTGGTCAACAAGTCTGTCAACCACGGTTTCTGCTTCAACATCCTCTGTGTTG GTGAGACGGGCCTGGGGAAGTCCACCCTGATGGACACGTTGTTCAACACCAAGTTTGAGGGCGAGCCCACCCAGCACAACCAGCCGGGAGTCACGCTCAAGTCCAACACCTATGAGCTCCAGGAGAGTAACGTGCGCCTCAAACTTACTGTCGTCAACACCGTGGGCTTCGGGGACCAAATCAACAAGGAGGACAG CTACAAGTCTATTGTGGAGTTCATTGACGCCCAGTTTGAAGCATATCTACAGGAGGAGCTGAAAATCAAGCGCACGCTACACAGCTACCACGACACCCGCATCCACGCATGCCTGTACTTCATCGCTCCCACAGGACACTCGCTTAAATCCCTGGATTTGGTGACCATGAAGAAACTGGATAGCAAG GTCAATATTATCCCAATCATTGCCAAGTCGGACGCCATCTCCAAGAGCGAGCTGGCCAAGTTCAAAATCAAGATCACCAGTGAGCTGGTCAGCAACGGTGTTCAGATATACCAGTTCCCCACTGATGACGAGTCTGTGGCAGAGATCAACTCCGCCATGAAT AGCCATTTGCCATTTGCCGTGGTTGGCAGCACAGAGGAAGTGAAGATTGGGAACAAGATGGTGAAGGCCCGACAGTACCCCTGGGGGACGGTGCAGG TGGAAAATGAGAATCACTGTGACTTCGTCAAGCTGCGAGAAATGCTGATCAGAGTGAACATGGAGGACCTGCGAGAGCAGACTCACACGCGTCATTATGAGCTCTACCGCCGCTGCAAACTGGAGGAGATGGGGTTCAAGGACACAGACCCTGACAGCAAGCCCTTCAG TCTTCAGGAGACGTATGAAGCTAAGAGGAACGAGTTCATGGGAGAGCTccagaagaaagaagaggaaatgagGCAAATGTTCGTCCAGAGAGTCAAAGAGAAGGAAGCTGAGCTcaaagaagcagagaaagag CTACACGAGAAGTTTGACCGTTTGAAGAAGCTCCACCAGGACGAGAAGAAGAaactggaggagaagaagaagtcccTCGACGACGAGCTCAACATgttcaaacagaaaaagactGCTGCAGAGCTCTTGCAGAACCAAGCCCAGCAGGCAGGGGGCTCCACCACACTCAAGAGggacaaagagaggaaaaa
- the septin6 gene encoding septin-6 isoform X4 has translation MASTEIARQAGEGARAVPLAGHVGFDSMPDQLVNKSVNHGFCFNILCVGETGLGKSTLMDTLFNTKFEGEPTQHNQPGVTLKSNTYELQESNVRLKLTVVNTVGFGDQINKEDSYKSIVEFIDAQFEAYLQEELKIKRTLHSYHDTRIHACLYFIAPTGHSLKSLDLVTMKKLDSKVNIIPIIAKSDAISKSELAKFKIKITSELVSNGVQIYQFPTDDESVAEINSAMNSHLPFAVVGSTEEVKIGNKMVKARQYPWGTVQVENENHCDFVKLREMLIRVNMEDLREQTHTRHYELYRRCKLEEMGFKDTDPDSKPFSLQETYEAKRNEFMGELQKKEEEMRQMFVQRVKEKEAELKEAEKELHEKFDRLKKLHQDEKKKLEEKKKSLDDELNMFKQKKTAAELLQNQAQQAGGSTTLKRDKERKN, from the exons ATGGCGTCAACCGAGATAGCGAGGCAAGCG GGTGAAGGTGCTCGTGCTGTCCCTCTGGCAGGCCATGTCGGTTTTGACAGCATGCCTGACCAGCTGGTCAACAAGTCTGTCAACCACGGTTTCTGCTTCAACATCCTCTGTGTTG GTGAGACGGGCCTGGGGAAGTCCACCCTGATGGACACGTTGTTCAACACCAAGTTTGAGGGCGAGCCCACCCAGCACAACCAGCCGGGAGTCACGCTCAAGTCCAACACCTATGAGCTCCAGGAGAGTAACGTGCGCCTCAAACTTACTGTCGTCAACACCGTGGGCTTCGGGGACCAAATCAACAAGGAGGACAG CTACAAGTCTATTGTGGAGTTCATTGACGCCCAGTTTGAAGCATATCTACAGGAGGAGCTGAAAATCAAGCGCACGCTACACAGCTACCACGACACCCGCATCCACGCATGCCTGTACTTCATCGCTCCCACAGGACACTCGCTTAAATCCCTGGATTTGGTGACCATGAAGAAACTGGATAGCAAG GTCAATATTATCCCAATCATTGCCAAGTCGGACGCCATCTCCAAGAGCGAGCTGGCCAAGTTCAAAATCAAGATCACCAGTGAGCTGGTCAGCAACGGTGTTCAGATATACCAGTTCCCCACTGATGACGAGTCTGTGGCAGAGATCAACTCCGCCATGAAT AGCCATTTGCCATTTGCCGTGGTTGGCAGCACAGAGGAAGTGAAGATTGGGAACAAGATGGTGAAGGCCCGACAGTACCCCTGGGGGACGGTGCAGG TGGAAAATGAGAATCACTGTGACTTCGTCAAGCTGCGAGAAATGCTGATCAGAGTGAACATGGAGGACCTGCGAGAGCAGACTCACACGCGTCATTATGAGCTCTACCGCCGCTGCAAACTGGAGGAGATGGGGTTCAAGGACACAGACCCTGACAGCAAGCCCTTCAG TCTTCAGGAGACGTATGAAGCTAAGAGGAACGAGTTCATGGGAGAGCTccagaagaaagaagaggaaatgagGCAAATGTTCGTCCAGAGAGTCAAAGAGAAGGAAGCTGAGCTcaaagaagcagagaaagag CTACACGAGAAGTTTGACCGTTTGAAGAAGCTCCACCAGGACGAGAAGAAGAaactggaggagaagaagaagtcccTCGACGACGAGCTCAACATgttcaaacagaaaaagactGCTGCAGAGCTCTTGCAGAACCAAGCCCAGCAGGCAGGGGGCTCCACCACACTCAAGAGggacaaagagaggaaaaa CTGA
- the septin6 gene encoding septin-6 isoform X1, translating into MASTEIARQAGEGARAVPLAGHVGFDSMPDQLVNKSVNHGFCFNILCVGETGLGKSTLMDTLFNTKFEGEPTQHNQPGVTLKSNTYELQESNVRLKLTVVNTVGFGDQINKEDSYKSIVEFIDAQFEAYLQEELKIKRTLHSYHDTRIHACLYFIAPTGHSLKSLDLVTMKKLDSKVNIIPIIAKSDAISKSELAKFKIKITSELVSNGVQIYQFPTDDESVAEINSAMNSHLPFAVVGSTEEVKIGNKMVKARQYPWGTVQVENENHCDFVKLREMLIRVNMEDLREQTHTRHYELYRRCKLEEMGFKDTDPDSKPFSLQETYEAKRNEFMGELQKKEEEMRQMFVQRVKEKEAELKEAEKELHEKFDRLKKLHQDEKKKLEEKKKSLDDELNMFKQKKTAAELLQNQAQQAGGSTTLKRDKERKNIGFL; encoded by the exons ATGGCGTCAACCGAGATAGCGAGGCAAGCG GGTGAAGGTGCTCGTGCTGTCCCTCTGGCAGGCCATGTCGGTTTTGACAGCATGCCTGACCAGCTGGTCAACAAGTCTGTCAACCACGGTTTCTGCTTCAACATCCTCTGTGTTG GTGAGACGGGCCTGGGGAAGTCCACCCTGATGGACACGTTGTTCAACACCAAGTTTGAGGGCGAGCCCACCCAGCACAACCAGCCGGGAGTCACGCTCAAGTCCAACACCTATGAGCTCCAGGAGAGTAACGTGCGCCTCAAACTTACTGTCGTCAACACCGTGGGCTTCGGGGACCAAATCAACAAGGAGGACAG CTACAAGTCTATTGTGGAGTTCATTGACGCCCAGTTTGAAGCATATCTACAGGAGGAGCTGAAAATCAAGCGCACGCTACACAGCTACCACGACACCCGCATCCACGCATGCCTGTACTTCATCGCTCCCACAGGACACTCGCTTAAATCCCTGGATTTGGTGACCATGAAGAAACTGGATAGCAAG GTCAATATTATCCCAATCATTGCCAAGTCGGACGCCATCTCCAAGAGCGAGCTGGCCAAGTTCAAAATCAAGATCACCAGTGAGCTGGTCAGCAACGGTGTTCAGATATACCAGTTCCCCACTGATGACGAGTCTGTGGCAGAGATCAACTCCGCCATGAAT AGCCATTTGCCATTTGCCGTGGTTGGCAGCACAGAGGAAGTGAAGATTGGGAACAAGATGGTGAAGGCCCGACAGTACCCCTGGGGGACGGTGCAGG TGGAAAATGAGAATCACTGTGACTTCGTCAAGCTGCGAGAAATGCTGATCAGAGTGAACATGGAGGACCTGCGAGAGCAGACTCACACGCGTCATTATGAGCTCTACCGCCGCTGCAAACTGGAGGAGATGGGGTTCAAGGACACAGACCCTGACAGCAAGCCCTTCAG TCTTCAGGAGACGTATGAAGCTAAGAGGAACGAGTTCATGGGAGAGCTccagaagaaagaagaggaaatgagGCAAATGTTCGTCCAGAGAGTCAAAGAGAAGGAAGCTGAGCTcaaagaagcagagaaagag CTACACGAGAAGTTTGACCGTTTGAAGAAGCTCCACCAGGACGAGAAGAAGAaactggaggagaagaagaagtcccTCGACGACGAGCTCAACATgttcaaacagaaaaagactGCTGCAGAGCTCTTGCAGAACCAAGCCCAGCAGGCAGGGGGCTCCACCACACTCAAGAGggacaaagagaggaaaaa